The following proteins come from a genomic window of Gottfriedia acidiceleris:
- a CDS encoding alpha/beta hydrolase, translating to MERKKINKLLIWMVILSPVLFFLIPVLVGLILTHPFRRKTEQTPADYNLQFEEVEFKSNLDQVVLRGWWIPAKNSTAKTVITAHGYTDERSQKKINGLRIVQSIHDQGYNVLMFDFRNSGKSGGRTTGIGYYEQHDLSSAVEYVINQRNQQEIVLLGWSMGGATCLLVGSLHPQIKGVIADSPFHDLQTYLEDNLSVWSKLPKKPFTSIILRSMKHLLKIDPKEVSPVISVQKGNSTNYLLIHGKNDLKVPFSSSEMIYEQIPNENEKTLWLTEHGHITTFIEEPEPYTKKVIDFINKTFSSYTN from the coding sequence GGATGGTAATTTTATCTCCGGTTTTATTCTTCCTAATACCGGTATTAGTCGGTTTAATTTTAACACATCCATTTAGACGAAAAACCGAACAAACCCCTGCCGATTATAATTTGCAATTTGAAGAAGTTGAATTTAAGAGCAATCTTGATCAAGTTGTGCTAAGGGGATGGTGGATACCAGCAAAAAATTCAACAGCTAAAACCGTCATTACTGCACACGGGTACACAGATGAACGAAGTCAAAAAAAGATTAATGGTCTTCGAATAGTTCAATCAATTCATGATCAAGGGTATAATGTATTGATGTTTGACTTCCGTAATAGTGGAAAATCAGGTGGACGAACAACAGGAATAGGATATTATGAACAGCATGATTTATCGTCGGCAGTGGAATATGTGATTAACCAACGAAATCAACAAGAAATTGTTTTGCTTGGATGGAGTATGGGTGGGGCGACATGTTTACTGGTTGGTAGTCTTCATCCACAAATTAAAGGAGTTATTGCAGATAGCCCATTTCATGATTTACAAACGTATTTGGAAGATAATTTAAGTGTATGGTCAAAATTACCTAAAAAACCTTTTACGTCAATTATTTTACGTTCGATGAAACATTTATTAAAGATTGACCCAAAAGAAGTGTCACCAGTTATATCAGTTCAAAAAGGAAATTCAACAAATTATTTATTAATTCATGGAAAGAATGATTTGAAAGTACCATTCAGTAGCAGTGAAATGATTTATGAACAAATCCCTAATGAAAACGAAAAAACATTATGGCTAACAGAACATGGCCATATTACTACATTTATTGAAGAACCAGAACCATATACGAAGAAAGTTATTGATTTTATTAATAAGACGTTTTCGTCCTATACAAATTAA
- a CDS encoding transglycosylase domain-containing protein: protein MANEYRSREERKRLEKPSKISNKSEGLWKKITVTLLSIVIVFILIGVGIFSYLVSGAPALDESKLKVPLSSTIVDKDGKVVAELGREQRTKVSYNEIPKVVEDAFIATEDVRFYQHKGVDIRRVFGAVLANITGGFGSQGGSTITQQVVKNSFLSSQKTIKRKVQEWYLAFKLEQRYSKHQILEMYLNKVYFSNGLKGRGVYGIAKACDTYFSKDLSKITLPEAATLAGMVKAPNSYNPAKHPIESQNRRNTVLSQMKKYGYITEEQYTSAKAIPMKSLVKVHESGETKYNSFIDVVVNEVEKNSDANVYTDGLTIETTLDPKAQDKADEILSRGKSFYPSDEFQTGFVLLDTKTGEIRAVGAGRNTSTGGLNFATDIKRQPGSSIKPILDYGPAIQYLKWSTYHQILDEPYTYSNGTPIRNWDRKYKGNISIRLALVDSRNIPALKTFQAVGSDRSREFGNGLGFNFSKNTYYESYSIGGFTGVSAMEMAGAYAAFGNGGIYTKPHSVKKIIYPDNTEKVFATEPKQVMSDYTAYMVTDMLRDVVKTPLGTGKRANVPGLDMAGKTGTTNYSDEVKQKYGFPDNATRDSWFIGYSSDVTMAVWTGYEKNKKNNFLGKGSTNIAKYIARDMLAANGDRNAIFRKPSSVEEIRNELYIRGEKVDDIPKDIVIESAKNVKANYDPVTSNISLNWTYPANLLQKTSFEVSYTVNGAAGQTQKIQSTATSINGIVPGDIVKITIIAMSAEGKSGPVTVTVDLSSTEQPTTPPANEGGQGNGNGQGTGNGNGTGEGTKPGDQTPGTGGENGDNIVNPIVPNPNNPQ from the coding sequence ATGGCAAATGAATATCGTTCGCGAGAGGAACGTAAACGGCTGGAAAAGCCTTCTAAAATTTCCAATAAGTCTGAAGGCTTATGGAAAAAAATTACTGTAACATTATTATCAATCGTAATTGTTTTCATACTGATTGGTGTAGGAATATTTTCATATTTAGTTAGCGGAGCACCCGCATTAGATGAATCAAAACTTAAAGTACCGCTCTCTTCTACTATTGTTGATAAAGATGGCAAAGTTGTAGCAGAGTTAGGTAGAGAACAACGTACAAAAGTGTCCTACAATGAAATTCCTAAAGTTGTAGAAGACGCATTTATTGCTACCGAAGATGTGCGTTTTTATCAACATAAAGGCGTAGACATTCGTCGGGTATTCGGTGCAGTTTTAGCGAATATTACTGGAGGGTTCGGATCGCAAGGTGGAAGTACAATCACTCAGCAAGTAGTAAAAAACTCATTTTTATCATCTCAAAAAACAATTAAGCGTAAAGTTCAGGAATGGTACTTAGCTTTTAAATTAGAACAAAGATACTCTAAACATCAAATATTAGAAATGTATTTAAATAAAGTTTACTTCTCAAATGGTCTTAAAGGGCGAGGAGTATATGGTATAGCTAAAGCTTGTGATACTTATTTTAGTAAAGATTTATCTAAAATTACATTACCAGAAGCAGCAACATTAGCAGGTATGGTGAAAGCTCCAAATAGCTATAATCCTGCAAAGCACCCTATTGAGTCACAAAATCGTAGAAATACAGTTTTAAGTCAAATGAAAAAATATGGTTATATTACAGAAGAACAATATACAAGTGCAAAAGCAATACCAATGAAATCATTAGTAAAGGTGCATGAATCTGGTGAAACAAAATACAATTCATTTATCGATGTAGTCGTAAATGAAGTAGAAAAAAACAGTGATGCAAATGTCTATACTGATGGACTAACGATTGAAACAACATTAGATCCTAAAGCTCAGGATAAAGCAGATGAAATATTAAGTAGAGGTAAAAGCTTCTATCCTAGTGATGAATTTCAAACTGGTTTTGTATTATTAGATACGAAAACGGGTGAAATACGAGCAGTAGGTGCTGGTAGAAATACAAGTACTGGTGGTTTAAACTTTGCAACTGATATTAAAAGACAGCCGGGCTCTTCAATTAAACCTATTCTTGATTACGGTCCAGCTATTCAGTATTTAAAATGGTCAACTTATCATCAAATCCTTGACGAGCCTTATACATATTCTAATGGTACACCTATTAGAAACTGGGATCGAAAATATAAAGGTAATATTTCAATTCGATTAGCATTAGTCGACTCTCGAAATATTCCTGCATTAAAGACTTTCCAGGCTGTAGGAAGTGATCGTTCTAGAGAATTTGGAAATGGTTTAGGATTTAATTTTTCGAAAAATACATATTATGAATCTTATTCTATAGGAGGATTCACAGGTGTATCAGCAATGGAGATGGCAGGAGCTTATGCTGCATTTGGAAATGGTGGAATATATACTAAGCCTCACTCCGTTAAAAAAATTATTTATCCTGATAATACTGAAAAGGTATTCGCAACTGAGCCTAAACAAGTAATGAGTGATTATACCGCATATATGGTTACAGATATGCTTCGTGATGTAGTAAAAACACCACTTGGTACTGGTAAGAGAGCAAATGTACCAGGTCTTGATATGGCAGGTAAAACAGGTACGACAAACTATTCTGATGAAGTAAAACAAAAATACGGATTTCCGGATAACGCAACTCGAGATAGTTGGTTTATTGGTTATTCTTCTGATGTAACAATGGCTGTTTGGACAGGGTATGAAAAAAATAAAAAGAATAATTTTCTTGGTAAAGGGTCAACGAATATTGCAAAATACATTGCAAGAGATATGTTAGCGGCCAATGGAGATCGAAACGCTATATTTAGAAAACCTTCATCAGTTGAAGAGATTCGAAACGAATTATACATCCGAGGGGAAAAAGTAGATGATATTCCTAAAGATATAGTAATTGAGTCTGCAAAAAATGTTAAGGCAAATTATGACCCTGTTACAAGTAATATTTCATTAAATTGGACGTATCCTGCAAATCTGCTGCAAAAGACGTCTTTTGAAGTAAGTTATACTGTAAATGGTGCAGCGGGACAAACTCAAAAAATTCAGAGTACAGCAACGAGTATTAATGGAATTGTCCCTGGAGATATTGTAAAAATAACGATTATTGCTATGAGTGCTGAAGGTAAGAGTGGACCTGTTACAGTTACTGTTGATTTATCTTCAACTGAACAACCAACTACTCCACCTGCAAATGAAGGTGGACAAGGAAATGGAAATGGACAGGGAACTGGGAATGGAAACGGGACAGGAGAAGGTACAAAGCCAGGTGATCAAACGCCGGGTACAGGCGGAGAGAATGGAGATAACATTGTCAATCCAATCGTCCCTAATCCCAATAATCCGCAATAA